Proteins from a genomic interval of Medicago truncatula cultivar Jemalong A17 chromosome 3, MtrunA17r5.0-ANR, whole genome shotgun sequence:
- the LOC11408344 gene encoding WAT1-related protein At4g08290, protein MEKIGVANKMNKARPYVLTVALQFGFAGAYIFSMASFNMGMNRFVFIVYRNVIAAIALAPFALIFERKIRPKMTMAVFLRIMALAFLEPVIDQGFTFLGMQYTSASFASALMNAVPSVTFVLAVIFRIERVNMKEIRSIAKVIGTLVTFAGALMMILYKGPQIHLFYSPKTAHNSASHDTQTLKHWVSGTLFLMLGCVAWSSFFILQSVTLKKYPAEMSLSTLICLVGAMQTSVVALIAERHSGAGVWAVGWDFRLYGPLYTGIVTSGITYYVQGLVLQSRGPVFYTAFNPLCMIITCALGSFLFAEQLHLGSIIGALIIAVGLYSVVWGKAKDYLSDTTTLPPSPVAMKQTEKQLPITSSDV, encoded by the exons atggaaaaaataGGTGTTGCTAATAAAATGAATAAGGCAAGGCCTTATGTGTTAACAGTGGCACTTCAATTTGGGTTTGCAGGAGCATACATATTCTCCATGGCCAGTTTCAACATGGGAATGAATCGTTTTGTGTTCATTGTTTATCGTAATGTCATTGCTGCAATTGCCCTTGCTCCCTTTGCACTCATTTTTGAAAG GAAAATTAGGCCAAAGATGACAATGGCTGTCTTTTTGCGGATAATGGCGCTCGCATTTTTGGA GCCAGTGATAGATCAAGGATTTACTTTCTTGGGGATGCAATATACATCGGCTTCATTTGCTTCTGCTTTGATGAATGCTGTTCCTTCTGTTACCTTTGTGCTAGCCGTAATTTTCAG GATTGAACGTGTAAATATGAAGGAAATACGAAGCATAGCAAAAGTGATTGGGACATTAGTAACATTTGCAGGGGCATTGATGATGATACTTTACAAAGGCCCACAAATTCATCTTTTCTATTCTCCAAAAACAGCACATAATTCTGCAAGTCACGACACGCAAACTCTCAAACATTGGGTCTCAGGAACACTCTTTCTAATGCTGGGTTGTGTGGCTTGGTCATCTTTCTTCATTTTACAG TCAGTAACGTTGAAAAAGTATCCAGCAGAAATGTCACTATCAACCTTAATATGCTTAGTTGGTGCTATGCAAACTAGTGTGGTGGCTTTGATTGCTGAGCGTCACTCTGGTGCTGGGGTTTGGGCTGTTGGTTGGGACTTTAGACTATATGGTCCTCTCTACACG GGAATAGTTACCTCAGGAATAACTTATTATGTGCAAGGGTTGGTATTGCAAAGCAGAGGACCAGTATTTTATACAGCATTTAACCCCCTTTGTATGATCATCACTTGTGCTTTAGGTTCCTTCCTTTTTGCAGAACAACTCCACTTGGGAAG TATCATTGGAGCCCTGATTATTGCAGTTGGTTTATATTCTGTGGTGTGGGGTAAAGCAAAAGACTATTTATCAGACACAACTACACTGCCACCATCACCAGTTGCAATGAAGCAAACTGAGAAACAACTTCCAATTACTTCATCTGATGTCTAA